The following proteins are co-located in the Heteronotia binoei isolate CCM8104 ecotype False Entrance Well chromosome 21, APGP_CSIRO_Hbin_v1, whole genome shotgun sequence genome:
- the TNKS1BP1 gene encoding 182 kDa tankyrase-1-binding protein isoform X4, with amino-acid sequence MYVLHSESQPGDVMDSKPQSLCSPFSCTAANGRRGPKQLSSSPETGDARPKPPVKPKPCVLPKPAMPAKPTPVLRQALSEVPSAEKINLLAGPKPYSSGAGNSVKRLSFSFKCPPKEGTNGKEVSPPFFSVTKPSADGEGPGCAKQPSVAEGASVDKYEESSSICKCAVPFKVKPVPVAAKPERFPGTTVEEILAKIEKPSKEGLESPDKPRLVRTFFSQEGGTSIHLGPKGYAVFRRCSSGGEGREMELKDPVYRASHEENRLSRSKEDTTSSNGQHAPESEQPATEGGLCFHSRDSSSPPSMSCDGDQPGLRSPPSPPGVSVPQTYQPLAKLSSGVTPGSPEAPAEPAQAPGAPYLPADIHITQAKLPPGSPDVIKPLKSSTKEFCGLTQAPGSPLTLADPCPPGSPSVSVETSLSPCPPSPSARDLEGLLLPGPSLSMPFMPPANHSLETPSCLLGISESPGSPNTLSDYCVSSDQPPGSPSRAQESILLSRNQDSPKNHTCAFPAEDKASHFSQLPLRRASEGVVEPQGKKGKEELGGSLATLPRGGPPLKQAAAGESNWSLSQSFEWSFPNRTFECGGRQLGSPPRSPIAEAEDTGLLETELSGMISSPKRSYEERSSEGLNRREDEAEADESSPGCKDSWSQAVGQPESSSVLQMPAPGGPSDGKQPSSRELKGPLVATECGFQEEEEGLLPFVPTHEKGALQAMEPLPSVEQSATPAQLCISFSEDVQMQTAVSSREDEYVLDLVQESKTGGADPLQGVEQDPSSCWLDELLASPPPSADDTKRRNTPKLVDPTGPEDLLGWSRKDLCSEFGIGETGQSMAFAMGWAEEAVSGKAEWSDETEQDREFGTGKRDWLSSYNAGDADRQDMKFATSPQDWARGTPLLGNSNQGQEDWLTAYGSSCADQQIGESDWSSRYDIDSAECQNTESYVRKPGWPRLCTDADQGSREFAVGNTDWSSQYIAGAAADRTDWPSSAENDSCVGSEANTEPSDVSNKCSPAHHRDAQLGLRHSAGPEDDHGPYQEAAFSACQSGWPEETGADTSASELQMGFSDQQLEETRKCSASHSASQVDSQQHAQPDAYGFSDASCPEPELSGKESDWPTSFDLGVAQCQSSEFSIGKPADIDEYNDSQTRWEREVGILSGGSTPVFGAGDAEFDAQKTVWTDAYVLGGSDPQGSSFSAGARDWVRGTDVSGTEQKMQCSAARNNQGGNFDPLDMSGLRMTIDLVETSDNLIDQTQDFKSVAMDEPRGVGEGQSDWTQDLSLKGLSLSKADSADESRKAPEKQPDWPLALGLARSSAHSDAGLVNPELPREPGVGQADLTCRSDIESKDVSDARSKGLEQAEETGPVEMDWTSELQEEHHNQSSCLGAPCLDSGEMQHPGTSEDPGERESHSERLSSPSHLLEEMVASSAAEEVAQQKRPTSSHSCHSEEGALSMLTDDQMTAAEKTRASPASVEVKEDEKTRPSGDGGISQLDSRSCCQPPLEARRLSHPEQNGSQAAQPISQEGHTTDRAGAPSGETFIFLTDTEVLDSTAYRDRANLGRKRGHRAPVTRSGGALSESDRDSWMFKDSTEPQVSLVHSDEESSEEPRSRRPRNSPLSKGVKVPLFPGLNPSALKAKLRGRNRSAEEGDSHSEAKQSPAKEAHVQRSKSCKIASGKPLVLPPKPEKTSGSEASSPNWLQVLKLKKKKS; translated from the exons ATGTATGTATTGCATTCGGAGTCCCAGCCTGGTGATGTGATGGATTCCAAGCCCCAGTCACTGTGCTCCCCATTCTCTTGTACAGCAGCTAATGGCCGTAGGGGGCCCAAACAACTATCAAGCAGCCCTGAGACAG GGGATGCCCGCCCAAAGCCCCCAGTGAAACCCAAGCCATGTGTGTTGCCAAAGCCAGCTATGCCAGCAAAACCCACCCCTGTACTGCGTCAAGCTCTTTCTGAAGTGCCCTCTGCAGAAAAGATCAATTTGCTGGCTGGACCCAAGCCATATAGCAGTGGGGCTGGTAATTCTGTTAAGCGTCTTTCCTTTAGCTTCAAGTGTCCTCCAAAAGAAGGTACAAATGGAAAAGAGGTTTCACCTCCGTTCTTTTCTGTGACCAAGCCATCTGCAGATGGAGAAGGGCCTGGTTGTGCAAAGCAACCCAGTGTTGCAGAAGGGGCTTCTGTGGACAAGTATGAAGAATCATCCAGTATATGCAAGTGTGCTGTCCCATTCAAAGTGAAGCCAGTGCCAGTAGCAGCCAAGCCAGAACGTTTTCCTGGGACCACAGTGGAGGAGATCTTGGCCAAGATTGAAAAGCCCAGCAAAGAAGGGCTGGAGAGCCCTGACAAGCCTCGCCTGGTACGCACCTTCTTCAGCCAGGAAGGTGGCACATCTATTCACTTGGGGCCTAAGGGTTATGCTGTATTCCGGAGATGTTCcagtggaggggaagggagagaaatggAACTGAAGGATCCTGTGTACAGGGCTTCTCATGAAGAGAACAGATTGTCAAGGAGCAAGGAAGACACCACAAGTTCGAATGGTCAGCATGCACCTGAATCTGAGCAGCCAGCAACAGAGGGAGGCTTATGTTTCCACTCTAGAGACAG CTCCAGCCCACCTAGCATGAGCTGTGATGGAGACCAGCCTGGACTTCGCAGTCCACCATCACCTCCTGGC GTTTCTGTCCCACAGACCTATCAACCCCTTGCCAAGCTCTCTTCTGGAGTCACTCCTGGGTCCCCTGAGGCCCCTGCTGAACCAGCCCAGGCCCCAGGTGCTCCATATCTTCCAGCAGATATCCACATCACCCAAGCTAAGCTTCCCCCaggctctccagatgttattaAGCCCCTTAAATCTTCCACTAAGGAGTTTTGTGGTCTTACCCAGGCTCCAGGTTCCCCTCTGACGCTTGCTGACCCCTGTCCCCCGGGATCCCCCAGTGTTTCTGTTGAGACGTCACTGTCTCCATGCCCCCCCAGCCCTTCTGCAAGGGACCTTGAAGGCTTACTTCTTCCTGGACCATCTCTCAGCATGCCTTTTATGCCACCTGCTAATCATAGCCTAGAAACTCCCAGTTGTCTCTTGGGCATCTCTGAGTCTCCTGGTTCCCCAAACACTCTTTCAGACTACTGTGTTAGTTCTGATCAGCCTCCTGGCTCCCCATCTCGTGCACAAGAGTCCATTTTGCTCTCCAGAAACCAAGATTCTCCCAAGAACCATACATGTGCATTCCCTGCAGAGGACAAGGCCTCCCACTTTTCTCAGTTGCCTTTGCGGCGTGCTTCAGAGGGAGTTGTGGAGCCCCAAGGCAAAAAAGGCAAGGAGGAGCTGGGGGGATCTTTGGCTACCCTGCCAAGAGGGGGTCCTCCCTTAAAGCAGGCAGCAGCGGGAGAGTCCAATTGGAGCCTGTCACAGTCTTTTGAATGGTCATTTCCTAACCGGACTTTTGAATGTGGTGGGAGACAACTGGGGTCTCCACCCAGGTCTCCCATTGCAGAGGCAGAAGACACAGGCCTCTTGGAAACTGAGTTGAGTGGGATGATCTCCAGTCCCAAAAGGTCTTATGAGGAAAGAAGTTCAGAGGGTCTGAACAGGAGAGAAGATGAAGCTGAGGCTGATGAGAGCTCTCCTGGCTGCAAGGATTCCTGGAGCCAGGCTGTGGGGCAGCCAGAGTCCTCTTCTGTCCTGCAGATGCCTGCACCTGGAGGACCCTCTGATGGGAAACAGCCCAGTAGCCGTGAGCTAAAGGGTCCTTTGGTGGCAACAGAGTGTGGCTttcaagaggaggaagagggctTATTGCCTTTTGTTCCAACCCATGAGAAGGGGGCTTTGCAGGCAATGGAGCCCTTGCCAAGTGTAGAACAGTCTGCCACCCCTGCACAGCTTTGCATCTCATTCTCAGAGGATGTCCAGATGCAGACAGCTGTGTCTAGCCGGGAGGATGAGTATGTTCTGGATCTGGTTCAGGAGAGCAAGACTGGTGGTGCTGACCCTCTGCAAGGGGTTGAACAGGATCCTAGCTCATGCTGGCTGGATGAACTGCTAGCATCGCCTCCACCTAGTGCGGATGACACTAAGAGGAGAAATACGCCCAAGTTGGTTGACCCTACAGGACCAGAG GATCTCCTTGGATGGTCCCGGAAAGATCTTTGCAGCGAGTTTGGCATTGGAGAGACTGGCCAGTCCATGGCTTTTGCCATGGGATGGGCTGAAGAGGCTGTCAGTGGCAAAGCGGAGTGGTCCGACGAGACGGAACAGGATCGTGAATTTGGCACTGGCAAACGGGATTGGCTGAGCTCGTACAACGCTGGTGATGCTGACAGGCAGGATATGAAATTTGCTACTAGCCCacaggattgggccagggggacTCCACTGCTGGGTAATTCCAACCAAGGCCAAGAAGACTGGCTCACTGCCTATGGCAGCAGCTGTGCTGACCAGCAGATTGGGGAGTCTGATTGGAGCAGCAGGTATGACATTGACTCTGCTGAATGTCAAAATACAGAGTCTTACGTGAGGAAGCCAGGCTGGCCCAGGCTCTGCACTGATGCCGATCAGGGGAGCAGGGAGTTTGCTGTAGGCAACACAGACTGGAGTAGCCAGTATATTGCAGGTGCTGCTGCTGACAGGACTGACTGGCCCAGCAGTGCTGAAAACGACAGCTGTGTGGGCTCAGAGGCGAACACTGAGCCATCAGATGTGTCTAATAAATGCAGTCCTGCCCACCACCGGGATGCACAACTCGGTCTCAGGCATTCTGCGGGGCCTGAGGATGATCACGGTCCCTATCAAGAGGCTGCATTCAGTGCCTGTCAGTCAGGCTGGCCCGAAGAAACCGGTGCTGACACCAGTGCCAGTGAACTGCAAATGGGATTCAGTGACCAGCAGTTGGAAGAGACCAGAAAATGCAGTGCCAGCCATTCTGCATCTCAGGTTGACAGCCAGCAGCATGCCCAGCCTGATGCATATGGCTTTAGTGATGCCAGTTGTCCAGAACCTGAACTAAGTGGCAAGGAGTCTGACTGGCCCACTAGTTTTGATTTGGGGGTTGCCCAGTGCCAGAGCAGTGAATTCAGCATTGGGAAGCCAGCTGACATTGACGAATACAATGATAGCCAAACACGCTGGGAAAGAGAAGTGGGTATTTTAAGTGGAGGCAGCACCCCGGTGTTTGGGGCTGGTGATGCAGAGTTCGATGCCCAGAAGACAGTCTGGACTGATGCTTACGTTCTTGGTGGAAGTGATCCGCAAGGTAGCAGCTTCTCGGCTGGCGCAAGAGACTGGGTCAGAGGCACTGATGTCTCTGGAACGGAACAAAAAATGCAGTGCAGTGCTGCAAGGAACAACCAAGGAGGAAACTTTGACCCACTGGATATGTCAGGTCTAAGAATGACAATAGATTTGGTGGAGACATCTGACAACCTGATAGACCAgactcaagattttaaaagtgTGGCCATGGATGAGCCCAGAGGAGTTGGAGAGGGGCAGTCTGACTGGACCCAAGAtctcagccttaagggcctaagCCTTTCCAAGGCTGACAGCGCAGATGAATCTAGAAAAGCTCCAGAGAAGCAGCCTGATTGGCCCTTGGCCCTGGGCTTGGCAAGGTCATCTGCCCACTCAGATGCAGGGCTTGTGAATCCAGAGTTGCCTAGAGAACCTGGTGTGGGACAAGCAGATTTGACCTGCAGATCAGACATTGAGAGCAAGGATGTATCTGATGCGAGGTCCAAAGGTTTGGAGCAGGCTGAGGAAACAGGTCCAGTGGAGATGGACTGGACCAGTGAACTTCAGGAAGAACATCACAACCAAAGTTCTTGCCTTGGAGCTCCTTGTCTGGATAGCGGTGAGATGCAACACCCAGGAACAAgtgaagaccctggagagag AGAGTCTCATAGTGAACGATTGTCCAGTCCTAGCCACCTGCTGGAAGAGATGGTTGCCAGCAGTGCTGCTGAGGAGGTGGCTCAACAGAAGAGACCTACTTCCTCCCATAGCTGCCATTCAGAAGAGGGAGCACTCAGCATGTTGACTGATGACCAGATGACTGCAGCTGAAAAGACTAGAGCCTCTCCTGCCTCAGTGGAGGTGAAGGAGGATGAAAAGACTAGGCCCAGTGGAGATGGTGGTATCAGCCAGTTGGACAGTAGAAGCTGTTGTCAACCACCCCTGGAAGCAAGGCGCCTGAGTCATCCAGAGCAAAATGGAAGCCAAGCAGCTCAACCCATATCCCAAGAAGGCCACACTACAGACAGGGCTGGAGCACCATCAGGGGAAACCTTCATCTTCTTAACG